Below is a window of Gammaproteobacteria bacterium DNA.
GGCGCTGCGGTCGGTGCTGGAAGACCGTCTGGACATCCTGGTGCTCGAGGTGGATGCGCCGCCTGGAATCGCGAGTGCCGCTGTCCGCGCTCAAGGAATAAAGTGCGTGCTCGTCAACCACCGTGAGCCCGAGGGGCAGCGGAACTACGGCATGGCTCACGGCCTGTTCCACCTGTTGACCTGGGATGCAATCCCGCCCGCCCGAGTAGAATCCGTTCGCCTGCCGCGCCGCGGGAAGCGATGGCTGGTTGCCCGAGTAGCCGAGAGGTTTGCCACCGCCCTCCTGATGCCCTGGCCCGTTCTGCGGCGGCAGTTGGGATTCGAGCAGGAGCGGAAGGGCATCGTGAGCCCGGGAGAGCCGATGCGCATGACCGCAGAGGACATGATCGCAGCGGACAGGGGTCAGCGGGAGTGGAGTCGCGTGAGGCGATCGCCCGATCTCCCCGCTCGTCTGATCGAGGGTGCCGACGAGCTGCGGGTTTCAGTGGAGACGTACGTACGCCGCCTCCGCCGCCTCTACCTGCTGTCCCGGGAGGAGGTCGACGCGCTCGATGGCCAGCGCCTGGTCGCGAGTCGCCCTGCGCCGGGCAGGGAAGCGGCGATTCCTGCGTTCAGCGCGCAATTCGTCCGATGTGTCGCCGATGCCCTCGACGCGGGGAATCTCTCCGTGAGGCGAGCCGCCTCCGTGCTCGATCTCTCGCTTCCGGAACTGGCATCGCTGCTCACGCGCTACGGTCACGAGGCTGATTTCGAGCCCGCTCCTGATCGGATCGGGAGGACGATGGCGGACGGGTAGGTCGCGTTCCGCTGAACCGAGAGAACCGGCACCCTCCCGTCCCGCGGATAGCGCAGGAAGGTGTCGGCGTCCGCGCCCGCGATGGCGACGCGGATCCGGTGCCCTTCCCGAATCAGCACGGATGTGGCCCAGAGGTCGAAGCTGATTTCGGCGACTTCCCCGGGCACGAACGGCATCGCGTCGGCGCGCAGTTCGGAGCGGTGTGGGCCGTACTTGCGGTAGAGCGGCGGATCGTCCGTGACCGCGCGCATCACGGCGCGCAGCTGCCCTTCGGTGATGTAGCGAACGGTGCCGTCCGGAGCGACATCCTCCAGGTAGACGATGAACGCGCCGTCGGACTCGGTCGAGGCGACGTGCAGGGTGACGACCGGGTGGCCCGTGATCTCCGTGTCGACCTCCATCGGGGCGCTGGTGTAGGTGAGCAGCTTCGCGTCCTCCTCGCGCCGGTCCCCGTAGACCACATCGCCGCCCCCGCCGTTGGTGTACCAGCGGTTGCGTGTGCCCGTGGTGGCGGTGAAGTCCACGGTGTAGCTGTCTTCGGCGTCGGCGGCGGACGGGGCCTCGCGGGTCAGTGTCCCCTCGGCGCCGAAGTACCAGGTGACGTCCTCGAACCCTTCGGGCGGCCAGATTTCCGTACGGGTCCACCGGTCCGCGCCGAGCGTGTAGTAGTTGATTTCGCTGGGCGTCTGTTCGGACCCGCCCTCCTTGAGGTGCGCGTCGAAGAAGGCGACGAGCTCGGTGAACCGCGCGGCCGCGTCGGGAGCGACCGGGGCGTCGTCCGGCCGGAAGGGGTCGGCGTCGTTGCGCGCCCCGTGGTCCCACGGCCCGATGAAGACGTGCTGCGCGTTGGAGATGGTGTTGTAGCGCCCCAGCGTGCCGTTCACGGTGGCGGCGTCCTGCCACCCGGCCCGAATGAACATCGCGGCGCCCGACTCCTCGATCTGCGGGAGGTGGCCGGAGGGGCTCCGCCGGTGCCCGACGTTTGTCTCGTCGTAGCGGCCGAACGGGTCGTCGCGGAATTCGTATTCCAGCGCCGCCCCGAAGGGCACGGTGTTGGCCTCGTGCTCGGTCACCGCCGCGGCGAGGAGGGCGCCGTCCAGGTCCGCGTCCACGGGTTTGACGCCCGTCACCTGGCTGCGACGCAGTTCATCGCACTCCGAACCGTCCACGGCCGAGAGCCCGCAGATGTCGTTCAGGTCCTGCATGCGCGTCCGGTTCGACCAGCTCTCCAGGAAGCCGACGGTGAGGACGCCGCCCGGAAAGACGAGGTGCCCGAAGTTGTCGAAGTCGTTGAAGAGCGGCGCGACCGCCTTGACCGCCGGGTGCCGGTTGACCGCGAGCATCTCCGCGGTATTGCCCGCGTACGACACCCCGTAGGCCCCGACCCGTCCGTTCGACCAGGGCTGCGCCACGATCCAGTCGACGACCTCCCCGTAGTCGCGCACCTCGTCCTCGGCGAGCTCGAAGCGCCGGATGCCGAAGGAGGCCCCGCTCCCGCGCGCGTCGATGAGCACCAGCGCGTACCCTGCCCCGTTCCAGCGCTCGGCCTCGTCGAAGTTGGACGCGAGCTCGAGCGGGACATCGA
It encodes the following:
- a CDS encoding CocE/NonD family hydrolase — encoded protein: MLALALFALTASCGDARSTGAGAIGPVSTLERNQALHIPMRDDVRIAVDVWLPEGIEPGTRLPTMVRATRYWRARGLVDVPLELASNFDEAERWNGAGYALVLIDARGSGASFGIRRFELAEDEVRDYGEVVDWIVAQPWSNGRVGAYGVSYAGNTAEMLAVNRHPAVKAVAPLFNDFDNFGHLVFPGGVLTVGFLESWSNRTRMQDLNDICGLSAVDGSECDELRRSQVTGVKPVDADLDGALLAAAVTEHEANTVPFGAALEYEFRDDPFGRYDETNVGHRRSPSGHLPQIEESGAAMFIRAGWQDAATVNGTLGRYNTISNAQHVFIGPWDHGARNDADPFRPDDAPVAPDAAARFTELVAFFDAHLKEGGSEQTPSEINYYTLGADRWTRTEIWPPEGFEDVTWYFGAEGTLTREAPSAADAEDSYTVDFTATTGTRNRWYTNGGGGDVVYGDRREEDAKLLTYTSAPMEVDTEITGHPVVTLHVASTESDGAFIVYLEDVAPDGTVRYITEGQLRAVMRAVTDDPPLYRKYGPHRSELRADAMPFVPGEVAEISFDLWATSVLIREGHRIRVAIAGADADTFLRYPRDGRVPVLSVQRNATYPSAIVLPIRSGAGSKSAS
- a CDS encoding XRE family transcriptional regulator, with the protein product MRPTVRIPRLTSRIAARLRAARKRAGLTQYRLAGDLGLNHRQDVTRIEDGQRSLTAEQLILAMDLLGVDLDYFTDPFRLEGEGEFTFRTGPEVASAAVDEFESRAGRWIAMYRELSREHERKPRWLEPKLALARHSSLEDASEAGEAFSERMGLGDCPAAALRSVLEDRLDILVLEVDAPPGIASAAVRAQGIKCVLVNHREPEGQRNYGMAHGLFHLLTWDAIPPARVESVRLPRRGKRWLVARVAERFATALLMPWPVLRRQLGFEQERKGIVSPGEPMRMTAEDMIAADRGQREWSRVRRSPDLPARLIEGADELRVSVETYVRRLRRLYLLSREEVDALDGQRLVASRPAPGREAAIPAFSAQFVRCVADALDAGNLSVRRAASVLDLSLPELASLLTRYGHEADFEPAPDRIGRTMADG